The genomic stretch ATGCACAGGGCAACTGTTACACCAATTGCAATTTCCTTCGCACGTGAAAGGGTATTGCCGTACCATTTTGCTATTCCAGAATTGTGCAATCTATGGAAGCGGTTGGCTACGGAATGCGAACAGAGAACGTGATATCTGAGGTAGCCTCGCGTGAGAATCTCGAGAGAGTGTTGAATCATGCGACGAGATAGACCCAAAATCAATGGGTCGTAATTGACTTTGTTAAGATATTCGAGTCTGTATCGTTGATCTTACGAAAGTTGTCGGATCTTCGTTATTTCCTACGCTTTGAAAACTGTCTCGGGTCGCTTATTTCAATCCTCAAAGCGCATGAACTTTGCTTCTTCAGCTTGACGCTTAACGGTGGGTCCGAAGAGATGGGAAGAGATGGGTCTTTCGcgagaaattattttacttttttcttcgatttatcaTCTTCATCGCGCACGTTTATGACGCGCATAATATCCCATTTAAAAAAGTGGGGGAATTGAAGAGATTGCGTAGGTGTGGATAAGTGTTTCAATAGATCGAAGTAGATTGAAGAGATCACGTTTCTTCATTTTACTTAACTTTTGCTTCGCTTAATTTATTGtttgttgttttatttattctgtcaatttattaattgtctaatttactttttttattttccttattctctcaatttattaatttttgtaattcacTTAAAAAATACAGAGGACAATTTTTGAGTGGTCCCACATCCACAGCTGGCTTTCACTATGACGTTGGTGGGTTTCTTCAAGTTTCATCGTCAGTGCAGTATAGTTAGAGGGGAAGATAAGAGGTTGGTTATCGAGCAATTCTTCTTGGGTTATTTGTTAGAAGTCTGGCGAGCGTCTGCATGCTCTTTTATCGAAGGGATGGCAGTAGTTTTTAGTTGGACGAGCATCGTAGAATGAAGCGAGGCGGAAACGATAGGACTTGAAATCCGAGGGAAATCTGGTAGCTATGGCTGTGTGGCTCGGCCAAGAAAATCGATAAGAGCCTCCCACTCCGAAGtaaaaatctctctctctctctctctctctctgtctctgtgcCTCCGCGTCCAGTTTATTTATAGACTCTgctctttttaaatttattttacggCATAACTGCACACGAAATCGCAGCTGATCCCACGTTCAGCGCTACATTCCGCCTTTAGACCTTGTAATCGTTGACTTGATCGAAGGTCGAACGTACGTTTTTCAGAAGAATTCCTCCTTTCTCGTTGCGACGTTTATCCCTTGCATTTGCGAAACTGGATCACTTTgagctttttctttctttttttttttatcgaataatttgGTCATTGGCCAACCTGCAACTTCAAaatactttttcgttttttttttttttttaactgaaGGTCTCTTTTCAGGGAAGAACAGGATCATAAGCGTTTGCAAATTGTTTCGGTAGATGAATTTTTGATCGAATCGTAGGAAGTTCGAGAGTCTTTTGTTTCTTAAAATCGTAGATTTTTTTCTGCGGAAGAAGAGAATCGTAAACGTTGGcagatctttctttttcttctttgttggTGACGATGGAAGCAAATGACAGTTTTTACATTATCGACGTTGCTGTGGCAGAGCCAGGACAGTTGGAAGGCTCGATTTACTTGGTATTTGTAATTCATATCGTAGAACTGGAAATTCCATACGAATAGCAACGACACCATCTGGAATTATGGAACGATACGTGTCATTCCTATTACATATGCGTCACAGTAAGAGCCAATGTCTGTCTAAGAAGCATTAAGTCGGATCACGAACTTGTAGAAACGGATATTTAAGGGCTTTTGTTTGAATACATTTGCTGGATGCAGTGCACGTGGGTCGACGATATGTATAGCCGCACCTGGCACCAGGAAAAAGTCACGGACGCGGAACTCGTTGTCTTCCTATCGACTTAGGAAGGAACTGACGATTGCCAACCACCGATTCGCTGCCACTTCCACGGAACAGCTCGATCCAATTCACGGTCGAGGAATGTTCGTATTTGGCATTTGATGTTTAGGAAATGTTGTCGTTATTGCTAATTTACTGATGTTGCTAATAAATTGTTATGGAGTTAGctaattgttattataaatctgattgttatactattatataatacaatatcattatatattttgcaattatGTGAGTAatataattcaatgaaataatataactataattatAGTTATATGAGTattagttatatgtatatatatatttaatataataatgttaaataatataatattagataataatatatctgatattaaatatatatatgaaacataacataatactattatatattgtaaaatatttatatatttttaatattaaaaggatatattattttttaaatatatactatttagCTAACTGCTATTATAAACCTGATTGtaatacattacataatataataccATTATATATTACCAATACCAATaccaatatattataatacatatatttgacAATTATATGAGTATTAGttatacgaatatatatatttaatattaaatatattaaatatacatacgcATGCAAAtacaatatcaaatatatacacacatacatatatgtcataatgtaatatattataataaatgttatatattataatatgcatatattttttaatattaaatatatgttatttattgaacataatatattactatattataagtttgttaaaaataatatatatctttagtattaaaaaatatgtatataactaatactaatattaatataatatgattatatataaattataagccTACGTTATTATTAGTTAACTAATGCAAGAAAATCGTGCGACTAAAATTACAATGCAGCTCCTTCTTCAACTTATCGTATTGGGTCGCCCTTACTGCttcgaataattgaaatatttggtGATCGATGAGTGGTGGCTCGGTCGAGCCCACGTGCTTTTTGTAGGAACCTGTAGTTGGAGGTTATCGGGTTTGACTGTCCCCATTGTGGGATTATCGATCATGTGGTCGGTCATGGCTACAGATGTGCCGGCAATTGCATTCAGTAATATACACGGTGAACAAAAAGAAACGACCTCCACTGATTGCGAACAAGTTGGAACATATTTCATACGAACATATTGAACAAAACTGTGTCCgatgttattaataataatttacaattgaaACTGTTTCAGTGATTAAACGATATTTGTATCTTTATTCGAATGGCCATCAATCAATTTACACGCGCAACACGTAATTGCGCATAGAATTAGAAAGAATTGTTTCCAAATGTAAGaacaaatttttactgcgtttCACGCCAGCAGGATGATCTCTAACGTCTACGGGATGATTCAAACGTGTTGTACCCTTCGCGGTCTTTCAATCGCGTCGCATCCTTTGAATTTCTTTCGTATCACGCGATACGAAATTTTTACGGAAAATTGCAAAACAACGTTTCGAAAAATAACTCGCAAATGTCAAGATAACAACGATAGATAACGAGATAGGAAAAACTAGATAGATTAGAGTGTGAACGTGTTGGACGTTGATCGAAGTGGATATGTCTGGGTGAAACAATGCTACGccgatgcaattttttaaatcatccTGTACATCAGACTCGTGTATTCTGCAATTGTagagacgttataacgttgataGCATCGAGCAAAGAATAATTTACAATTGACATTAATTGATAGGCAAACGCAATAGACGAAGCAGACAATGGCACCGCACGTGTGACATTCTTCTTCCAGCCCTGCGTGGGCGTGTTCACACGTATCAGGAAACCGCGATATCGTGGAAAGAACTATGACAAGAAACGggcaaaaacgaaagaaaccacAAACATAGCCACGTTGGCCATTCGTCTATCAGTTAGCCATTTCCCAGCTAATTAGAACCTGGTTGCTCTTGTCACGTCTATTGTGCCTTTGTGCCAGATCATCGTAGAAAGTGTCGAATAAAAATGACGAAAAACAGTGTACCGCTTCCAAGTCCGAAGGAAGTTTTCGTTTAGTGGAATCGTCTTAAAAATATTCACGGGTTGTCGATTTGGTAAAAAAATTGTGTCCAGGTGCCTTTGTGTGGCTCGTTTTAATTCCGACAGGACATTTGTCATTTATTTTTGAATCGAAGGTCagcaaaattatgaaaaataattgcacctgtGTTTTCCCGTTATTCTGAGAAAAAGATTCTCGTAGAATCTCGTAGAAAAGtcttcgtaatttatttttcgatcGAAAATTATCGGGAAAAGTGGTACTTCGTATATTTTCTATCAAGGGAAATTGGAAAAGAATTTCCATCGAAATTCGCATTTTCCACAATTTTGGAATTTCAAAGTAGTCGGATCCAGACTATCGAACGTACCGCCGGGAAAAATTCAATTCTGGAAAAATTGGTTGCTGGAAAATGGCAGACGAAGGGTTGAAGGGTCAAACAGAGAAGTCAACGAAAAATAGCAGGCCACCTGTCAAGGACTCCGTGTTGGAACTGAGGACGAGGATGACTCGGCTGATGTCCATCGTCGATATTACCCCGCACAACAAACTTCCGGTACCGCCATGCGTTTGTTTCGTCGCGATAACGTTAATTGCTATGTTGCAGTGTTGTTCGATCGAGGCTGGCGAACGCGTCGTGGAAAATTCTTAGTGGCTTAATCGACAGTGAACAGCCGGTGAAAGCGTTGAAGCCGGTGAAAGAGTCGCAGAATGTTAACAGAGATACGCTAGAAAATTGAATTAGCCTCTTCTTGTCGGTTTTTCTAGAAATGTGGGCTTTTAGGAGGGTAGGGATTTCGAGACAATGTTgcaaatttattagaaaaatgtttCCTGAATATGCAagatatatcgaaaaatattcaaatgaaaatttgtCATCTTTCTGGAAAATTGCTCGAAGAAAAATTGTTGCCTTTGCTGTTTGTCgttggaaattattaaaattattaagacCAGAGTTAGTTTATGTCTTGATACGTATTTTTTCTTATGAATTCCGCAACATATTGCTTGCTTGGAAATGTTGCAAAAATGAGTCATACGTTTGAACGTAGACACAGGTACAAGTGGCAGAAATTGCAACAAATTTTACCATTACCTGTTATAATAATAAgcttttaaaatacatatagcATCTGAGCATATTTGCATGTTAAGTTTCTTCCAAACTCGATAAACATATGCcacacatttataaataacgctAAGTATACCAACAAAGTTTCGTCATATTTTGTTTTCGATCTGTTTGCAACATTGTTGGCGCAGCATACAATACAGCATATTCACAggcaatttttctaataaattttcaaatagcgACGTAATAAGTTATACAATACGAATGAACGTACAGGGTGTCCCAAAAGTGAAGCAAAGTTTGAGAGAAATAATCGCAAGAtattatcgaaatattaatttgcatatcAACGTAATGCATGCAAATATTGCACATAAAATTATGATACGAAAGAAGCGTATATAAATTACGTTgtcatatttaatataaattgacGCTGTCATTAGCGAGGTACAAAAAACATGGCTGAAAACATAAGAGTCGAATGGATAATCGCATATTAGCAAAACGGTAACAGGCTGCTGCACAATGGTGCACGCTACTGCACGTGCATCAAATGCAAACTTAAAAAAAGACAGCCGATGGATGTTGTTGGATAACAATCGCATATGCTCGATAATGTATGATATCACGAACAATTCATCGAGTTAAGCCTCGAAGTGCATTCCATTTGTCTGTAAATTTTAGTTGTATACTGAGAAACCTATCGACCCAATATGACAATACGAGTCTGTGTTATGGCTGAATGAGATTGTGGTTACGCAGCTTGAGATTACGAATCGTTGATTTGCTGTAACAGTGACATAACCTAAAAAAGTTACGAGTTGAAATGTTCTTAGAGTTTCGTGATGATGCAATAGCGACGGTGTTGCCCTCGCGCGACCAATTTCCCAACTTCACTCAACCACTGTTTTCTCTACCAATAGCttgttaattaaatgaaatgcCAATAACTCGAGAACGATGAACTTCGAGTTGTTGCAGCAAATGAACGAGATCGTGTGCAATGTGGAATAGGCGAGATGTAACTACAAATGAAATAAAGATTATTTACGTAATGTGGAATTGCTTTTAGATGGCGGGCCAGGATCCAAAGTTTCAGAAGGAGGCCGCGGACCAGAACTTCGACTACATGTTCAAGTTGCTGATCATCGGCAACTCGTCGGTAGGCAAAACGTCCTTTTTGTTCCGCTACGCGGACGATTCCTTCACCTCGGCCTTCGTATCGACCGTGGGCATCGATTTTAAGGTGAAAACGGTCTTCAGACACGACAAAAGGGTCAAGCTACAGATCTGGGTCAGTATTACCCCGTACGTTTTTCCCCTTGCGTTTCCACTATCTCTGTTAtgttgtttctttcttcttataaTTTATTgcgagaatattttaaaaattgaaaaaagtggaaagaaaagaaacgagttTTATCACGGACAATATATTAGCTGACAGAGTAGGGTCGATACTTTTTGAAGAGAAAATATCGTGTCAACGAAactgaataatattttaataatttttaataattttaataatctttcgTATACTTTGATTCAACGTTATATTTctgaacaaaaatttcaatcaaatttgTTAAACTTAAACGAGCAACATGTTGAGAAAATGTTATTTCAGGCAAAGTGTAAAATGCCTGTCTATGAGAAGATcggtatttgttatatttatttatgtatcttaattatattatcttatccattttgtattttctagctgctatttttctttccttattttcaTTCACGACTACAAGTGTAGTATCTTTAACGTCATCAGGTGAATTGGACGACCCACGGGTATTCATTTAAACGGTATCTGTTAAATTATGCCAAACTTCATCATAATTTGTTTGCTAGATGATACCTGCTACAGATTACGTAGGATCAGATTGCTTCGAGGAGATATGATACACGTGTGAAGCCCTGTTGGGTGTGTGTGTCAAAACTCGCCAAACATAAAATTTTAAGACGATAACCCTAACAACCTAACCTCAACCTAACTCTAGTAACACTTAACCTTAAACTGAAAGCACCGAAAGTTGGACTGTGACTTGAACGTATTATCACGTACATCGtagaataattgatatttcatAAAGGTCAGTACACAATGGCAAGAACTTTATACGAGTTAGATGAAAGTTTTTCAGCAAGAAGACGTACTTTTTCCAATAAACAAATTTCAGGTGAACAAAAATGGCGGCTTCTTCCAGCCATTTCCTGTCCCATGATTTTGTAATTGAATTTTCTGATAACTGGAATCGTATCTTATCACAAGACACGAATTTTTAAGCTGACAATTCGTTTCTGAAATGTGGGAGATCAAAGAACTCAAAATTCACTCGGATTTTGTTTCAGTCCGACGACGTACATCTTTcaagttggcaactaagtgattgcggattttctcattaccacctaatgacaaaacccgcaatcacttagttgccaacccaacaaattataatttaaagttgTTGCTGGATGTTTAAGGCTGGTGCCCACGAAAGAACCTCGAGTTGCTCGACCCGCCATTCACAGGAACTAATTGTTGGCTCAATTTGACAATTTGTCGCGACTCACCTTTCGTCGTACGAAATCCCTTGAGGCAAAAATTCAGTTCCAACACCCATGGGATTAAAATTAGCGTGCAATAATATTGCTggattgaataataaatatgatatatccaatatttatataaattaacgatattgtgttggcaactaagtgattgcggcttttgtcattaggtggtaataacaaaacccgcaatcacttagttgccaaccaataatatgaacaaaagttataataatgtaataataataataataatagattatataaataacatacAATATGAATATTGAGTATAATATTGCTTTTTCCATATGTTTCAATTTATTGGAAAACAGATATTTCACTGTTTCCTCTGGTTCGTCGTTTCCAACTAATTGTccatattttccatttattgcaaaatattttcaacgtaCTCTTTCTGCTTCTCTTTTTAACTCGTTGTTTCCAATTTATTCCAATTGTCTTTTTTTTCTATCTGTCGATCGAATTTACAAAGAGAAATTAATAGAGAACAGCTATGGGCAGCATGTTCTTTCTTCGatttgttttgaaatattaaaaagcttCAAAGGACAGAAATACTGGTAGAGGAAGAAGTATATTTTTGTGTGATAGATCGTTTTACGGTTATACACGTGAAATAAAGCCGTAGAGCAAATGTAAATTCGATCGTCGCATACGAGAAAAAAGATAACTGGAATAAATTGAAAACAAGGAATTAAAAAGAGAAGCAAAAAGAGtacgttgaaaatattttgcaataaatGGTAACGTTCAGCCACAAGCACAGCGTACCGCACGTGGCTTCATTTATCAACCGAATCGAACGTTATCGCTTCCTTGTTCAAGACACTCGTAGTAATCGTAATTTATTTCATCGTTTTCGAACAACAATCATTTAGAAACTATTTTTCATCAATTGCTATAATGGTTCAAGATATTACTATTGTTCTTTTAATAagttcttttaattttcttttacagaaaaatttaccaatttCACAAATGGTGTACCAATTACTTCACTACGCTgataattgttttttaatttttgaaaattctgcAAATTTGTTGCTTCCATTATCCACGTTATTTATTGCAGAAAATGTTACCGTTTATTTCCTTGAATATTAagggaatttattttatttatttttcaaattaaatatattgaaatgttCAGAGAAAACTCGTCAATTAATTATcacttaattttaaaattcgcaGAGAAGCTtctcataattttattattcgtgTCAGAACTGTTGTACTtcagaaaatattactattcattttaattaattataattgaattaattttatttatttatttgtttcattgattattttttaattcacacAAAAAGAACTATTAGTCCCATCGATcggataaattatttttcacgatacttttagttattatttaataatcttgaaAGTCAGGAAAGGCCAATTTTAATCCGAGGATCCGTTTTATTGCAGGATACCGCAGGTCAGGAAAGATACAGGACGATAACGACGGCCTACTACAGAGGCGCGATGGGCTTCATCCTAATGTACGACATCACAAACGAGGAGTCGTTCAATTCGGTGCAGGACTGGGTCACACAGATCAAAACTTATTCGTGTGACAACGCTCAGGTTATCCTGGTTGGCAACAAGTGCGACATGGAGGACGAAAGGGTGATAACTACTGAAAGGGGCAAGCAATTGGCGGACCAATTAGGCGTCCAATTTTTTGAGACATCGGCTAAAGAAAACATCAACATCAAGGTGAGCCTAGCATCTGGACCatcttcgtttatttataattaatttataatcacATTGTGGATtcttatatttatgaaaaatttatattttgataaatattttgataaaaagacATTCAAGATTATAATATCATAACATTTGCAAAGACTAAGTTAGAATTTCATATTGGCatataaactaataaaaaaCATTGTCTGACTAATCAATTTCTCAGTTTTTGTcaatatacaaatttacataatGTTAGACGAACGAATGAAATAACAAGGAACGtaggatttttaattaaattttgaaaccgttCATTTGGCCAGGCCTGGTAAGGTTAGTGTCAAACTAAAGCCAATTACCAATAGAACAGGACTATCAATTTTTCATCCTAATGAAACTTAGCTTTAGCTTAATTGCCCTTTGGAGACATCAGAATCTTAGATGACTTTTTATTCAGCGAACCTCGACTCATCCACTTCACTAGAACTCGACTTTAGCTTCGTTACCACTTGGAGACACAAGAATCAGGAATGTTTTTTTATTAGTTTATGAGCTAAAGCCAAATTTTAATAGAAGCCAAAATTGCATTAGAATTTGGGTTAAAAAATTAGCCTCTTTAAAATTGGTTCgagaaatatattattctttcttcGTGGAAGTTATACAAAGTATTCCACCAATAGTTAAACACCACgtccattttcatttttcttcgactGTTTACCCAGCCCATTATCCTAGCCAATACATAACTATCACGCGGTTGAGAAGGTTATCGCGTCACGTTTCTGCATTTATTTCCATCCGTGATGGTGTGTGTAAACAGTGTGCCATTACCTTCGACCAGGCATCCTCAATTACCGCTCATCTACACCCATTAATCATCCCAACACGACGGGTCAAACCTATTGGCACTGGCATATCGACGTCCATTCGATCGATTTTTCTGCCCACGGTTATCCGCGTCTACCTTTAGACCGCGTGACGTACATGAGATTTCAGCTTTTCTATTGGAAAACACCTTGGTACCATAAAACGATAGCAAGGCAAGCAATTTGTAGAGGATTAACGATGATTTCTAGTGTTTTCGTTACTGAAAGTGTTGTTCAAACAACGTCAAACAACGTCAAACCACGTCAAACAACGATAAAAGATATTATACGAGGTCGAGTAACATTGAATAACGTGAGAAACGGACGTTAGAAAATGTCAGGCGACGTCAGACAATATCAAACAACGTCAAACATGCAATACGTATAAAGGAACCGATTTTGAAAGTTTATAGATATTGAGCAAATTGAAGTATCAAGAGAATCGCATGTTATGTTGTAGATATGATTGATCCTATAAGGAATATTGAGCCAAAATATGAAACTTATCAGATGTCTACTGTTTGAGTAAACGTATAAAGTCTGCGAGAAGAGTTAGGGCTACAGATTAGAGACATTGTTGAGCTGTTTTCAATTGTCGATTGACCACGAATTATTTCTATAGCAAAAGTAGAAGAAGACAAACTGACATATATCTATTTTAACCTTAGATTAAGTCGATATCTACACTACACTACACAGAGGCtacattaaattttttagaagtAACTTAACACTTCGATGGCCACATATTTCGACGTAGATCTTACTGTCACTCGTCGGTTGTTCTGACCTACTTTTCACCTCTTGAGAAAATTCCCTCGAATCCATCATCATGATAGAATTTTTATCGTGTTATCCTAATTTATTTTGTACACCTATGTGTTATATGAATTTGTTTATTTACTTGCCGATTGTTACATCCATACAGTTACAGAAATTGGGATTATAACCTTCTTCTGACCATTCATTTTCACCGAATCATTAGACTGATAAATTGCTGGTCTTGTCAATGCATTTTCCAAATCGTTTCATTTCAAGAGGACACTATCAGGTACAGGAATCATTTGTCTTACGCttcaattaaatgaaattaagctAAAACTCTAAAGTCATGTAAACCTAACGACGACCAACTGACTGACGGTGCAAGTGTTAAACAAAATTGAGATTCTAACAGGCCAAATCTGTGTACGCGAGGTTCAGAgtaagccaatattaggttaggttaggttaagTTAGGTTAAGATCTTTCAGAAACAACGTAAGCAAAACTGATATTAGGGCGTAAAATTAAACTGTATCCAGATTAACTATGACACTCTATGAGAAGTTAGATCTACCAATGTGTCCTTGTTTGAAAAGAGGGCGTGAACCAATCTCCGCTAGTAGATCATTAATCACACGATCACGTCAATTAGTGCAGCTCAATTACTCGGAATCTTTTTTCCCCTATGTTCCTCAAATATTAAGGCAATTAAACCCAAGCAAATTCCATTTCACAGACGGTATTCGAGCAGCTGGTGGACATAATATGCGACAAGATGAGCGAATCCTTGGACAATGATCCGACCTTGCTGGCGGGTGGAATGGGTCAGGCGAAGGGTCAACGACTCACCGATCAGCCGACCAATCCAACGGACGACAATTGTAATTGCTAAGAACATGGACGCCCATCTAATTGCTTTGCAAGCATAATAAGAAGGATAAGAATGAGTAAGAAGAAAACCAAGAAGAAGGagatgaagatgaagatgaagatgaagaaggGAAAAGATGAAGAAATATTAGAAGAAAAACGAGTGTATGcctgtatatgtatgtgtgaaCGTTTGTGCACGTGGTCTTGTGTGTATGATGAGTGTGTAGCTATGCGTGTGAGTGTGTAGCTATGCGGGAAAAGAgcaagtgagagagagagaaagagaggaggagGAAGGTCAAGTGATAAACGCTGGCTCTAGTTCACTTTGTTCATCGTTCCTTTGACCTATGTTTCCGGCCGTTCTTCGTTctgctctttttctttcctcctttctcgatcgatatatttatatatgtgcaCATAAATAATGTATATGCACAGGGCGAACCGTGCTACTCCATTTGACGAACATTGCTTCCCGTGTTGATAAAACGATCGTTGAGAATCCGAAGcagacatttggtaaatttcgAATTAGAGAAACGCCGAGTCGTTCAGACCTAACCTATCTTTTGTCATTGCACCGATTTCGGCATACTGTTCTTTGGGATAATTTGGAACAATCGCCTTGATCTTGTCTCTAATCTATCCTTTGTTATTACAACAATTTGGGAATTAAAAAACTattggaaattaattttcgtagatttgtttaattttgaaTATCGTACTGAATAACAACTTTGAATTCCTTCCTTTTAAGTTCTTCACCCATCTTTCTGTCATTAATCAAATTTGGGAATTTCGATATCTAAGGATTACCCAAACTTGAAATTTTCAACATGCAAAGTTGCTCTATACAATAATTTCAATACCTATGCTTTAGTTTCTAACCTATCTTTTGCCATTAGCTCAATTTGGGAATCTAATTACTGGAGAATTATAactttatgatatttaatagtttcagcaatattttgtatattttaatgtttcgttTCTAATTCATAAATTGTTTATTAGTAACGAATCACttttaatggaattttttatcccagaacaaagtagaaagaagaTTTGATCCCCACTGTGTTAAGGATAGTTCCACTTCTCACCGTAAGAGACGCTGCTATCCTTTCACGTATTATAGGCCACTCCCCCTAGACTAAAAAATCCAACATTTTCCCTTGTTTCTTCTTAGATATTCGATCAGAAGCTTGATGATCGATTCACTGACGACTGTAGGAGCAATTAGTCATGCGATTCGccctgtatacatatataaatatgtatgatgGTTGTAGCCTGATTACGCGGAGGTGCCATCGAGCTAATCCGAGTCCGATTACGAGCAGACGTTGCAGTATTTTTCTTGGGTTCGACGGGGAAATTGTAAGAAAGTGGTCAGACATCGTTAAAAGCTCGAGCAAGGAGCAGAATCGCGATATATCTGACCTATGTGACGAGGAAATTTATATATCGTATCTCTACGATCT from Bombus terrestris chromosome 16, iyBomTerr1.2, whole genome shotgun sequence encodes the following:
- the LOC100650351 gene encoding ras-related protein Rab-3 isoform X1, with the protein product MADEGLKGQTEKSTKNSRPPVKDSVLELRTRMTRLMSIVDITPHNKLPMAGQDPKFQKEAADQNFDYMFKLLIIGNSSVGKTSFLFRYADDSFTSAFVSTVGIDFKVKTVFRHDKRVKLQIWDTAGQERYRTITTAYYRGAMGFILMYDITNEESFNSVQDWVTQIKTYSCDNAQVILVGNKCDMEDERVITTERGKQLADQLGVQFFETSAKENINIKTVFEQLVDIICDKMSESLDNDPTLLAGGMGQAKGQRLTDQPTNPTDDNCNC
- the LOC100650351 gene encoding ras-related protein Rab-3 isoform X2; amino-acid sequence: MWAFRRMAGQDPKFQKEAADQNFDYMFKLLIIGNSSVGKTSFLFRYADDSFTSAFVSTVGIDFKVKTVFRHDKRVKLQIWDTAGQERYRTITTAYYRGAMGFILMYDITNEESFNSVQDWVTQIKTYSCDNAQVILVGNKCDMEDERVITTERGKQLADQLGVQFFETSAKENINIKTVFEQLVDIICDKMSESLDNDPTLLAGGMGQAKGQRLTDQPTNPTDDNCNC
- the LOC100650351 gene encoding ras-related protein Rab-3 isoform X3; this translates as MLDNMAGQDPKFQKEAADQNFDYMFKLLIIGNSSVGKTSFLFRYADDSFTSAFVSTVGIDFKVKTVFRHDKRVKLQIWDTAGQERYRTITTAYYRGAMGFILMYDITNEESFNSVQDWVTQIKTYSCDNAQVILVGNKCDMEDERVITTERGKQLADQLGVQFFETSAKENINIKTVFEQLVDIICDKMSESLDNDPTLLAGGMGQAKGQRLTDQPTNPTDDNCNC
- the LOC100650351 gene encoding ras-related protein Rab-3 isoform X4; protein product: MAGQDPKFQKEAADQNFDYMFKLLIIGNSSVGKTSFLFRYADDSFTSAFVSTVGIDFKVKTVFRHDKRVKLQIWDTAGQERYRTITTAYYRGAMGFILMYDITNEESFNSVQDWVTQIKTYSCDNAQVILVGNKCDMEDERVITTERGKQLADQLGVQFFETSAKENINIKTVFEQLVDIICDKMSESLDNDPTLLAGGMGQAKGQRLTDQPTNPTDDNCNC